A window from Methanomassiliicoccus sp. encodes these proteins:
- a CDS encoding ribbon-helix-helix domain-containing protein, giving the protein MSDKRGRNDLSRCHGEDMEEPGLEKVTIRLPERYVRALDFLVKVDDFPSRSEAIRAAIRDFVYERVDVVMDKVKKMEEAERTLEAMEQFESEYLRK; this is encoded by the coding sequence TTGTCGGACAAAAGAGGTCGGAACGACCTCTCGCGTTGCCATGGTGAGGACATGGAAGAACCAGGGTTGGAGAAGGTTACGATACGCCTTCCGGAACGTTACGTTCGGGCATTGGACTTCCTAGTCAAGGTAGATGATTTCCCTTCCCGTTCGGAAGCCATCCGGGCGGCAATACGGGATTTTGTCTACGAGCGGGTGGACGTTGTCATGGACAAGGTCAAGAAGATGGAGGAGGCAGAGAGAACGCTCGAGGCCATGGAACAGTTCGAATCTGAATACCTAAGGAAGTAG
- a CDS encoding proteasome assembly chaperone family protein — translation MVVEKIKAVFIEEPQFDAPVLVEGLPGVGNVGKLAAEHLLDQLKATKFADIYSSYFPPQVIVDDDGVIKLVNNELYYSKADGKHPDLIILVGDYQGLTPEGQYDLSDHIMQLCRGWGVKTIYTLGGYGIGKMVEQPRVLGAATSKDVVEAMKTKGVIFSKGEPGSGIVGASGLLLGMSKIYGLDAVCLMGETSGYFVDPKGAEAVLRILAEILGVSIDFADLVSKAEQIDLITSKLKEIETPAEPKREDLGYIG, via the coding sequence ATGGTCGTGGAAAAGATTAAGGCAGTCTTTATCGAGGAACCGCAGTTCGACGCGCCCGTACTGGTGGAGGGCCTACCCGGAGTGGGGAACGTGGGAAAGCTGGCCGCAGAGCACCTGCTGGACCAGCTCAAGGCCACGAAGTTCGCGGACATCTACTCATCCTATTTCCCCCCTCAGGTCATCGTCGACGATGACGGAGTGATTAAGCTCGTCAACAACGAGCTGTACTATTCCAAGGCCGACGGCAAGCACCCCGACCTCATAATCCTGGTCGGGGACTACCAGGGCTTAACTCCGGAGGGCCAGTACGACCTCTCCGACCACATCATGCAGCTCTGCCGGGGATGGGGAGTCAAGACCATCTACACCCTCGGGGGCTACGGCATCGGCAAGATGGTCGAGCAACCCAGGGTCCTGGGGGCTGCCACCAGCAAGGATGTTGTGGAAGCAATGAAGACCAAAGGGGTCATCTTCTCAAAGGGCGAGCCTGGTTCCGGCATCGTGGGGGCCAGCGGCCTGCTTCTGGGGATGAGCAAGATCTACGGGCTGGACGCCGTGTGCCTGATGGGGGAGACCTCGGGCTACTTCGTCGACCCCAAGGGGGCCGAGGCGGTGCTACGCATCCTCGCCGAGATCCTGGGAGTCTCCATCGATTTCGCCGACCTGGTGTCCAAGGCTGAGCAGATCGACCTGATCACCTCGAAGCTCAAGGAGATCGAGACGCCGGCGGAACCGAAGCGCGAAGACCTCGGTTACATCGGATGA
- a CDS encoding translation initiation factor IF-2 subunit alpha — protein sequence MVRQSEFPEEGELVVCTVQNVKNFGAFVSLDEYGGKEGFIHIRDVATGWVKYIRDFVREGQKVVCKVLGVDSSKGHIDLSLKSVNEHQKREKIQQWKNENKADKLIEIVAERLGTSKEANYEQYGYDLIDKFGTLFGAFETVASNPGSLTEEGFEGDWTKTFIDVAKENVTPSFVQIDGYMEMTCFQPDGVDRIKDALIAGIVSSKEQVKIQYIGAPKYRVVVAAADYKTAEEEMKAVTSNIIANLQACGGKASFHREAK from the coding sequence ATGGTGCGCCAAAGCGAGTTCCCTGAGGAGGGCGAGCTGGTCGTCTGCACGGTCCAGAACGTCAAGAACTTCGGAGCCTTCGTCTCTCTGGACGAGTACGGCGGTAAAGAGGGCTTTATCCACATCAGGGACGTCGCTACTGGTTGGGTCAAGTACATTCGGGACTTCGTCCGGGAAGGACAGAAGGTCGTGTGCAAGGTTCTGGGCGTGGACTCGTCCAAGGGCCACATCGACCTCTCCCTCAAGTCGGTCAACGAGCACCAAAAGAGGGAGAAGATCCAGCAGTGGAAGAACGAGAACAAGGCGGACAAGCTCATCGAGATCGTGGCCGAGCGTCTGGGCACCAGCAAGGAAGCGAACTACGAGCAGTACGGGTACGATCTAATAGATAAATTCGGGACCCTGTTCGGGGCGTTCGAGACAGTGGCGTCCAATCCCGGGTCCCTCACCGAGGAGGGCTTTGAAGGCGACTGGACCAAGACCTTCATCGATGTTGCCAAGGAAAACGTAACGCCCTCGTTCGTGCAAATCGACGGTTACATGGAGATGACCTGTTTCCAGCCGGACGGCGTGGATCGCATCAAGGACGCGCTGATCGCCGGGATCGTCTCCTCGAAGGAGCAGGTCAAGATACAGTACATCGGGGCACCGAAGTACCGGGTGGTGGTGGCGGCCGCGGACTACAAGACCGCAGAAGAGGAGATGAAGGCTGTCACCAGCAACATCATCGCGAACCTGCAGGCTTGCGGGGGGAAGGCGAGCTTCCACCGCGAGGCAAAATGA
- a CDS encoding 30S ribosomal protein S27e codes for MAEVHTGKFIKVKCPDCGNEQITFKNPATNVACNVCGSTLVKARGGAGELRGTLVEVVD; via the coding sequence ATGGCTGAGGTACACACTGGCAAGTTCATCAAGGTCAAGTGCCCGGATTGCGGCAACGAGCAGATAACCTTCAAGAACCCCGCCACCAACGTTGCCTGCAACGTCTGCGGTTCCACCCTCGTCAAGGCGAGGGGGGGCGCGGGCGAGCTGCGCGGCACGCTGGTTGAGGTGGTCGATTAA
- a CDS encoding 50S ribosomal protein L44e, with the protein MKMPHTVKTYCPWCKSHTDHEVERVKKKKASELKWGQRRFRRATSGYGGFPRPKPEGREKPTKRVALRYRCKTCKKAIQRPCFRAKKFELEE; encoded by the coding sequence ATGAAGATGCCTCACACTGTCAAAACCTATTGTCCCTGGTGCAAGTCTCACACCGATCATGAAGTAGAGAGAGTCAAGAAGAAGAAGGCCAGCGAGCTCAAGTGGGGGCAGAGGAGATTCAGGCGGGCCACCTCGGGATACGGAGGATTTCCCAGGCCCAAGCCCGAGGGGAGGGAGAAGCCCACCAAGAGGGTCGCCCTCCGCTACCGCTGCAAGACCTGCAAGAAGGCCATCCAGAGGCCCTGCTTCAGGGCCAAGAAGTTCGAGCTGGAGGAGTGA
- a CDS encoding ArsR family transcriptional regulator — translation MNERGFTKKDETLVKLLMRTDMPKNVAKTLVFLRKKEETTSVEIEISTALRQPEVSIAMQELRRRKWVIKRDIKKEGKGRPVHSYKLALPFEKIIEILEKEEMKRIEEIQNNIKALKQVALQQA, via the coding sequence ATGAATGAAAGAGGATTCACGAAAAAGGACGAAACCCTCGTCAAGCTCCTCATGCGCACCGACATGCCAAAAAATGTCGCTAAGACCCTAGTGTTCCTGCGCAAGAAAGAGGAGACCACCTCGGTGGAGATCGAGATATCGACTGCCCTAAGGCAGCCGGAGGTCTCGATCGCGATGCAGGAGCTCCGTCGGCGCAAGTGGGTGATTAAGAGGGACATCAAGAAGGAGGGCAAAGGAAGGCCGGTGCACTCGTACAAGCTCGCTCTACCGTTCGAGAAGATCATCGAGATCCTGGAAAAGGAGGAGATGAAGAGGATCGAGGAGATCCAAAACAACATCAAGGCCCTGAAGCAGGTCGCCCTGCAACAGGCCTAG
- the rpiA gene encoding ribose-5-phosphate isomerase RpiA — protein MIELKMQAARKAVEFVEDGMILGLGTGSTTRLAIDEIGKLVKNGYRLVGVPTSVETEKQARSLGIPLTTLEEVDRIDLTIDGADEVDPRFRLIKGLGGALLREKMVAYYSRREVIIVDGSKIVDVLGVKTPLPVEVIRFGHRRTKKALEAMGCTALLRGGNEQPFITDNGNVIYDCKFEAINDPEGMDSEMASIPGIVETGLFIGLATCVVVGTEGGTIIKEKD, from the coding sequence ATGATCGAACTCAAGATGCAAGCGGCCCGCAAGGCCGTGGAGTTCGTCGAGGACGGTATGATTCTGGGGCTGGGCACTGGGTCCACGACCCGCCTGGCGATAGATGAGATAGGAAAACTGGTCAAGAACGGCTACCGCCTGGTGGGGGTACCGACGTCGGTGGAGACTGAGAAGCAGGCCCGCTCCCTGGGCATCCCTCTTACTACCCTGGAGGAGGTAGACAGGATCGACCTGACCATCGATGGTGCGGACGAGGTCGACCCCCGGTTCCGCTTGATCAAAGGATTAGGCGGGGCGTTGCTCAGGGAGAAGATGGTCGCTTACTACTCCCGACGGGAGGTCATCATCGTCGATGGCTCCAAGATCGTCGACGTCCTGGGGGTCAAGACTCCGCTGCCGGTGGAGGTCATCAGGTTCGGCCACCGCCGTACCAAGAAAGCGCTGGAAGCCATGGGCTGTACCGCCCTGTTGAGGGGCGGGAACGAGCAGCCGTTCATCACTGACAACGGCAATGTCATCTACGATTGCAAGTTCGAAGCGATAAATGACCCGGAGGGGATGGACTCGGAGATGGCATCGATCCCCGGGATTGTGGAGACCGGCCTCTTCATCGGGCTGGCGACCTGTGTGGTCGTCGGAACGGAAGGTGGGACGATAATAAAGGAAAAGGACTAG
- a CDS encoding creatininase family protein: MRLDSLSSTEFAKVMKKRPVIFLPIGATEAHSSHLPLSTDSLQPEYIADAVAERVHGLVAPPLRYAFHSSTRNMPGTIGLGFDTTIHVVRDILDSLIANGADKLVVISGHAGSSHMNALRQACVEIVEEHHVKIMLLTDYDIAKHFPEDQRGDGHGGKVETSRVMAIAPALVSPQDKIGQYVSQGYMIVSDPERSMPDGFVGDAPSASAELGTRVNAFIIDELTREIEKEFGVRA, from the coding sequence ATGCGCCTGGACTCTCTCTCCTCCACCGAGTTCGCGAAGGTGATGAAGAAGCGCCCGGTGATATTCCTGCCCATCGGGGCAACCGAGGCCCACTCCTCACACCTCCCTCTGAGCACCGACTCCCTGCAGCCGGAATATATCGCCGACGCGGTGGCCGAGCGGGTGCATGGCCTAGTGGCACCCCCGCTGCGGTACGCCTTCCACTCCTCCACCAGGAACATGCCGGGGACCATCGGGCTGGGCTTCGACACCACCATCCATGTGGTCAGGGACATCCTGGACTCGCTGATCGCCAACGGGGCGGACAAGTTGGTGGTCATCAGCGGCCACGCCGGGAGTTCACACATGAACGCTCTCAGGCAGGCGTGCGTGGAGATCGTGGAGGAGCACCACGTCAAGATCATGCTCCTCACCGATTACGATATCGCCAAGCACTTCCCCGAGGACCAGCGAGGGGACGGGCACGGGGGCAAGGTGGAGACCTCCCGGGTGATGGCCATCGCCCCCGCCCTGGTGTCGCCCCAGGATAAGATCGGCCAATATGTGAGCCAGGGCTACATGATCGTGTCCGACCCGGAACGGTCGATGCCCGACGGCTTCGTCGGCGATGCTCCCTCGGCCTCCGCCGAGCTGGGGACCAGGGTCAACGCGTTCATCATCGATGAGCTGACCAGGGAGATCGAGAAGGAGTTCGGGGTGCGGGCATGA
- a CDS encoding diphthine--ammonia ligase, translating to MIIPVMRLAALFSGGKDSVFAAYLMEQQGHSVDVLVNVRPKDPHSWVFHTPNLKILPLMAEAMGKELVAVDSSGTEEDDLRALGDALSLLDVDGVTTGAIASDYQWDRINHVCEGLDLNVYSPLWRKDQGLLMEELIDAGVRAIMVSVSADGLDASWLGREIDRQALDSLRALARRKGMNLAGEGGEYETLVLDSPLHRRALRIMETEVESGRDSGLLRVTRAMLEDKQ from the coding sequence GTGATAATCCCCGTTATGCGCTTGGCCGCCCTGTTCTCGGGAGGAAAAGACTCCGTGTTCGCCGCCTACCTCATGGAGCAACAGGGACACTCCGTAGATGTCCTGGTCAACGTCCGGCCTAAGGACCCCCATTCCTGGGTGTTCCACACTCCCAACCTTAAGATCCTTCCTCTGATGGCCGAGGCCATGGGGAAGGAGCTGGTGGCGGTGGACTCTTCAGGTACGGAAGAGGATGATCTGCGGGCTCTGGGAGACGCTCTTTCCCTGCTTGACGTCGACGGCGTGACCACTGGAGCCATCGCCTCGGACTACCAGTGGGATCGCATCAATCACGTCTGCGAGGGCCTGGACCTCAACGTCTATTCTCCATTGTGGAGGAAGGACCAGGGCCTGCTGATGGAAGAGCTGATCGATGCCGGGGTCAGGGCCATCATGGTCAGCGTATCGGCCGACGGCCTCGACGCCTCGTGGCTGGGCCGGGAGATCGACCGTCAGGCGCTGGATTCCCTGCGGGCCCTGGCGCGCCGCAAGGGGATGAACCTCGCCGGGGAAGGAGGAGAGTATGAGACCCTGGTCCTTGACTCCCCCCTGCACCGGAGGGCGCTCAGGATAATGGAGACGGAGGTGGAAAGCGGCCGGGACTCCGGTCTGCTTCGAGTGACCAGGGCGATGTTGGAGGATAAGCAATGA
- a CDS encoding methyltransferase domain-containing protein — protein sequence MSGHRFPAGDKRRLDNENRRKVQPPEGIVERMAPSPGEVVADLGCGPGYTALPLARRVSKLYGVDVQQAMLDALMENVPADLKDRVVPVQGELPRIPLGDGSIDRAVAVNVVHEIEDLSLFESELRRCLRQGGKLSIVDFPKHETSFGPPLSERLSEEEMVAKFPYFRKVKAWQYPEFYQLEMELY from the coding sequence ATGAGCGGTCACAGGTTCCCTGCCGGGGATAAGAGGAGATTAGACAACGAGAACCGTAGGAAGGTACAGCCCCCGGAGGGGATCGTGGAACGCATGGCCCCCTCCCCCGGCGAGGTGGTCGCCGATCTGGGGTGCGGCCCCGGATACACCGCCCTTCCTCTAGCCCGGCGAGTGTCGAAGCTCTACGGGGTGGACGTCCAGCAGGCTATGCTTGACGCCCTCATGGAGAACGTCCCTGCGGACCTTAAGGACCGGGTCGTCCCGGTACAGGGCGAGTTACCCAGGATCCCCCTTGGGGACGGCTCCATCGATCGTGCGGTAGCCGTGAACGTCGTCCACGAGATAGAAGACCTCTCGCTCTTCGAATCGGAGCTTCGCCGGTGCCTGCGCCAGGGGGGAAAGCTGAGCATAGTGGACTTCCCCAAGCACGAGACGAGCTTCGGGCCCCCGCTGTCCGAGCGACTAAGTGAGGAGGAGATGGTGGCCAAGTTCCCGTACTTCCGCAAGGTCAAGGCTTGGCAGTACCCGGAGTTCTATCAGCTGGAGATGGAGCTGTACTGA
- a CDS encoding redoxin domain-containing protein has translation MTAKSLAVGATAPDFELPEAFGGTVRLSEVLSRGTALLAFYPSDFGVMCAVELKMLQSLLPRFQALNATVLGISTNSVITHSAWKEHMRFTFPLLSDYYGQVSDSLGVLVGEEIHSGYMLGRCLRAVYIIDRERRVRYFWFTEDHASEPDYDELLEVCSELQLSTAPSPADRTPGTAKP, from the coding sequence TTGACCGCCAAGTCCCTCGCCGTGGGGGCCACGGCCCCCGATTTCGAGCTCCCGGAGGCGTTCGGAGGGACCGTACGCCTCTCGGAGGTGCTGTCCAGAGGCACCGCTTTGCTAGCCTTCTACCCTTCGGACTTCGGGGTCATGTGTGCCGTCGAGCTCAAGATGCTGCAGAGCCTACTGCCCCGGTTCCAGGCATTGAACGCCACAGTCTTGGGGATATCGACCAACAGCGTGATCACCCACTCAGCATGGAAGGAGCACATGAGGTTCACCTTCCCCCTGCTGTCGGACTACTACGGCCAAGTCAGCGATTCCCTGGGCGTGCTGGTCGGTGAGGAGATTCATTCGGGATATATGCTGGGTCGGTGCCTGAGGGCGGTGTACATCATCGACCGCGAGCGCAGGGTCAGGTATTTCTGGTTCACCGAGGATCACGCTTCGGAACCAGACTACGATGAGTTACTGGAGGTCTGTTCGGAGCTGCAGCTCAGTACAGCTCCATCTCCAGCTGATAGAACTCCGGGTACTGCCAAGCCTTGA
- a CDS encoding sodium:solute symporter family protein, whose protein sequence is MVDTTVFAICTAVYLLATMFLGYLGYRHTKAADDYMIAGRKVSPIILGLSYGATFISTSAIVGFGGIAALYGSGLIWLTVLNIGLGVLIAFILYGKRTRDIGHRLGAVTFPDLLGKRFNSNFMQYATGVMILLSMPLYCAAIIIGGAWFIHTTFNIDYYVSVLGFALVTAAYVVTGGLIAVMYTDAMQGVLMLVGMTLLLVLTFMSIGGVEQGFTSLTNMSPQIPTFLQNGGLHSWTAMPDLGSSIWYTLVTTIVMGVGIGVLAQPQLSVRFLSAKDDASINRAVSVGGPFLLMMTGVAFTVGPLTNVWFWNNTGKIAYEAAGKNVDNIIPLYINSAMPELFVVIFMLVLLAAAMSTLSSIFHTMGTTAGYDLYRHIAKRDQPSKRIAQIGTVIMIVVSVVLALVMPANIIARATAMFMGLCACAFLPVLTYGLYSKKPLAMPAKLSLVVGATSWFLWTVFVHTAEASQLGICKALFDQVTLLGAPFNVIDPLIVGLPLAAVTLVIGVLVAQARHSAENRLEA, encoded by the coding sequence ATGGTTGATACCACGGTCTTCGCCATCTGCACCGCGGTCTATCTCCTGGCAACGATGTTCCTCGGCTATCTGGGCTACCGTCACACCAAGGCGGCAGACGACTACATGATCGCCGGCCGGAAGGTAAGCCCCATCATACTGGGACTGTCGTACGGCGCCACCTTCATCTCTACGTCCGCCATCGTCGGGTTCGGCGGGATCGCCGCGCTGTACGGGTCCGGCCTCATCTGGCTGACGGTCCTGAACATCGGCCTGGGGGTCCTCATCGCATTCATCCTGTACGGCAAGAGGACGAGGGACATAGGCCACCGTCTAGGGGCGGTGACCTTTCCCGACCTACTGGGCAAGCGGTTCAACTCCAATTTCATGCAGTATGCCACCGGAGTCATGATCCTACTGTCCATGCCTCTGTACTGCGCGGCGATCATCATTGGCGGGGCCTGGTTCATCCACACCACCTTCAACATCGACTATTACGTGTCGGTGCTGGGCTTTGCCCTTGTCACGGCTGCCTATGTGGTCACCGGCGGCCTCATCGCAGTCATGTACACCGACGCCATGCAGGGCGTCCTCATGCTGGTGGGTATGACTCTACTACTCGTGCTCACCTTCATGAGCATAGGTGGCGTGGAGCAGGGCTTTACCTCTCTTACCAACATGTCGCCGCAGATCCCGACCTTCCTGCAGAACGGAGGCCTTCATTCGTGGACGGCCATGCCCGACCTCGGCTCCAGCATCTGGTATACATTGGTGACGACGATTGTCATGGGAGTGGGGATCGGCGTGCTGGCGCAGCCGCAGCTCAGTGTCCGATTCCTCTCGGCCAAGGACGATGCGTCCATCAACCGGGCGGTGTCCGTTGGCGGTCCTTTCCTGCTGATGATGACTGGGGTGGCCTTCACCGTCGGCCCTCTGACCAACGTGTGGTTCTGGAACAACACCGGTAAGATTGCCTACGAGGCTGCCGGGAAGAACGTCGACAACATCATTCCCCTGTACATCAACTCGGCGATGCCTGAGCTCTTCGTGGTCATCTTCATGCTGGTACTGCTGGCGGCAGCGATGTCGACCCTCAGCTCGATCTTTCACACCATGGGCACCACCGCTGGCTATGACCTTTACAGGCACATCGCCAAGCGGGACCAGCCCTCGAAGAGGATCGCTCAAATCGGAACGGTGATCATGATCGTGGTATCCGTGGTCCTCGCCCTGGTCATGCCCGCTAATATCATCGCCCGCGCCACCGCCATGTTCATGGGCCTGTGCGCCTGCGCCTTCCTGCCTGTGCTGACCTACGGACTGTACTCCAAGAAACCGCTGGCCATGCCGGCTAAATTGTCCCTGGTGGTGGGGGCGACCTCCTGGTTCCTTTGGACCGTATTCGTTCACACTGCGGAGGCCTCCCAGCTCGGGATCTGCAAAGCCCTGTTTGACCAGGTGACCCTGCTGGGCGCCCCGTTCAACGTCATCGACCCCCTGATCGTCGGGCTCCCCCTGGCCGCGGTGACCCTGGTCATCGGCGTGCTGGTGGCCCAAGCCCGGCACAGCGCCGAGAACCGGCTGGAGGCTTAG
- a CDS encoding PAS domain S-box protein translates to MAPNPMNIKRPTVPDKQQSWLLFSTMLQGVVFQDAEGRIVSMNPAAELILGRSPDEFVGGSSVSEEQYTIREDGTPFPGLEHPAMVSLRTGREVADVVMGVYNHREEAYRWILVTAVPLFRPGEDRPYQVYTIFRDITERKRMEEQRAFLLKLSDALRPLRDPVEIQRTAARVLGEHLGVARVAYGEVKGEENHLAVERSYYAPGVQEIADQLRMVDFGTNPLSALRDGTTIIVEDVALTDGLSSEERGSYHRHGVASLVGVPLIKEGRFVAVLLVQHSAPKRWTALDVTLVEETADRTWSAVERARAEEALRESEAKFRDIFNSTNDAIFVADPEGSFLEVNDAACQQLGYTREEMLRLGPSRITTPEISVRVPVDISDTIGSGHKIFESAHMTKDGRRIPVELSTRTISFGGRKAILAVVRDITERKRYEEKIKRSNAELQQFAYVTSHDLQEPLRMVTNYLQLLERREGGELDETSRRYIGFAVDGAKRMKAMIDDILTYSRVESKGSFLEPVSMDAVLSIVQKDLSIAISESGASVTHGPLPTVIADKGHMILLLENLVGNAIKYRSVAAPQVNVSARKTDEEWVFSVQDNGIGIDPKYQERIFQMFQRLHTRDEYEGTGMGLAIAKRIVERYGGRIWFESRADRGSTFFFSLPVDPHR, encoded by the coding sequence ATGGCGCCGAACCCCATGAACATCAAGAGACCGACGGTCCCGGACAAGCAGCAGTCCTGGCTTTTGTTCAGCACCATGCTCCAGGGGGTGGTGTTCCAGGATGCGGAGGGCCGGATAGTATCGATGAACCCCGCAGCCGAGCTGATCCTCGGCCGGTCTCCCGATGAGTTCGTGGGCGGGTCCTCCGTAAGCGAGGAGCAATATACCATAAGGGAGGATGGCACCCCCTTCCCGGGATTGGAGCATCCGGCGATGGTTTCGCTGCGGACCGGCCGCGAGGTCGCCGATGTGGTGATGGGAGTCTACAACCATCGGGAAGAAGCGTACCGTTGGATCCTAGTTACCGCCGTGCCGCTGTTCCGGCCGGGTGAGGACCGACCGTATCAGGTCTACACTATCTTCAGGGACATTACTGAAAGGAAGAGGATGGAGGAGCAGAGGGCTTTCCTACTGAAGCTCAGCGACGCGCTGCGGCCGCTCAGGGACCCCGTCGAGATTCAGCGAACTGCGGCGCGGGTCCTCGGAGAGCATCTTGGGGTCGCCCGCGTGGCGTATGGGGAGGTGAAGGGGGAGGAGAACCATCTCGCTGTCGAGAGGAGCTATTATGCTCCCGGGGTCCAAGAGATCGCCGATCAGCTGCGAATGGTGGACTTCGGGACGAACCCGCTCTCGGCGTTAAGGGATGGCACCACCATCATCGTCGAGGACGTGGCCTTGACGGATGGTCTCTCCAGTGAGGAGCGAGGCAGCTATCATCGCCACGGGGTCGCCTCGCTCGTCGGGGTGCCGTTGATCAAGGAGGGTCGTTTCGTCGCCGTTCTGCTCGTCCAGCACTCCGCGCCGAAGCGGTGGACGGCACTCGATGTTACTCTGGTCGAGGAGACCGCGGACCGCACATGGTCCGCAGTGGAGAGGGCGAGGGCGGAGGAAGCGCTCCGGGAGAGCGAGGCCAAGTTCCGGGACATCTTCAACTCTACGAACGACGCCATCTTCGTGGCCGACCCGGAAGGTTCGTTCCTAGAGGTCAACGATGCAGCCTGCCAACAACTCGGTTACACTCGCGAGGAGATGCTCAGGTTAGGGCCGTCCCGCATCACCACGCCGGAGATATCGGTCCGCGTCCCGGTGGACATCAGCGACACCATCGGCAGCGGGCACAAGATCTTCGAGAGCGCCCATATGACCAAGGACGGCCGCCGCATACCGGTCGAGCTGAGCACCCGGACGATCTCATTCGGGGGCAGGAAAGCCATCCTCGCAGTGGTTAGGGACATAACCGAGCGCAAGCGGTACGAGGAGAAGATCAAACGTTCCAACGCCGAGCTGCAGCAGTTCGCGTACGTTACTTCACACGATCTGCAGGAGCCTCTAAGGATGGTGACCAATTACCTCCAGCTATTGGAGAGGAGAGAGGGCGGCGAACTGGATGAGACTTCCAGGAGATACATAGGGTTCGCCGTAGACGGGGCGAAGAGGATGAAGGCCATGATTGACGACATTCTCACCTATTCCCGGGTCGAGAGCAAAGGGAGCTTCCTCGAGCCGGTAAGCATGGATGCAGTCCTGTCCATCGTTCAGAAGGATCTCAGTATCGCCATCTCCGAGAGCGGGGCATCGGTGACGCATGGCCCTCTGCCGACGGTCATCGCGGACAAAGGTCACATGATCCTGCTCCTTGAGAACCTAGTGGGGAACGCCATCAAGTACCGCAGCGTGGCCGCCCCCCAGGTCAACGTATCGGCCCGCAAGACCGACGAGGAGTGGGTCTTCAGCGTCCAGGACAACGGCATTGGCATCGACCCCAAGTACCAGGAGAGAATATTCCAGATGTTCCAGCGGCTGCACACCAGGGACGAGTACGAGGGAACGGGGATGGGACTGGCCATAGCCAAGAGGATCGTCGAGCGCTACGGCGGCCGGATCTGGTTCGAGTCGCGTGCGGATCGTGGCTCTACCTTCTTCTTCAGCCTGCCTGTGGATCCACACCGATGA